GGCCCGACCCTTCTCCACTCGAGGCGACCGAGCGGCTGGTGGTGGTCGACAGCCTGGGCATCGGTTTCGCGGCCCCGACCCTGTCGACCGAGATCGACCCCGAGAAGTATGTCGAGGGCTCTGCCGCCCTCGACGAGCTCGCCGGCCAGATGGGCCTGACCCCCTCCCAGCTGCGCAACGGCATGCTCAACCAGCTCGACCGCATGGTGGTGGGGGCCGGCGACGACGGGATGCCGGCGAGCATCGTGGTGACCCGCACGCCGCTGGGGGAGCTGCCCTCGGCGTCGCTCATCCGTCGCGACACTGCCGACCTGCTCGGTGGCACGGTCAGCAAGGTCAGGCGCATCGAGACCCCGGCCGGCCCAGCGGTGCACGCCGTCTACCGGCTCGGGTCGACCTGGGCGAACCAGCACGGCGAGGCCTTCTACCTCGAGACACCCGAGGCCGTGGTGTCGATCAACGTGACCTCCTTCTCGGCGTCCGAGGCCAAGCGCCTGGGCACGCGGGTCCTGACGACGCTGCGCATCATCGAGTAGGCGCGTCAGCCGTCGGTGCCGGCGAGGGTCCGTTCCAACAGGCCCCGCACCTCCTCGGGCAGGCGGGGCTCGGGCAGGCTCACCTGCGTCGGGGGCGCGTCGCAGCGCACCTCGTAGCAGTACGCGTCCGGCCGGGCCGGGCCGTTGGCGAAGGCCGACAGCCGGCGGTCCGCGAGCAGGTGGGCCCACTGGTCGGCATCCTCGCGCGGCAGCTCCTCGAGCCGCACGGCCCGCTCCCGGGTGAGGCCGGCGAACCCGCCCGTGCGGCGGACCAGCACCTCGGTGCCTTCCCTCGGGGCGACCTCACCACCGGGGGCGCCCTCGGGTGAGCCGGCCGCGCCGCCGAGCACGCCGACCTGCCCCCAGGCGGACTCGACCGCCTGCGCGACCGCCGACCCGGCGCCGTGCTCGCCGCGTGCCGCCTCCACGGTCAGGGCGGCGAAGGTGGCGAAGTCGCAGTCCGCGCGGATCCCGGGGCCGGTCAGCACGGCATACCAGGTGCGGCCCACGGTCTCCCAGGCGTAGCCGCCGACCGCGGTGGCCGCGAGGTGGAAGGCGCGGTTGGGGATGCCGGAGTTGATGTGCACCCCGCCGTTGTCGTCGCGGGTGACGACGAAGTCGTCCATGTGCGCGGGCTGGGGGTCGCGGCCGAGCACCGGGTCGTCATAGGCGGTGCCGGGCGCCGCCATCGAGCGCAGCGCCACGCCCTGCACGGCGTCGGTGAACAGGTCTGCGCCGATGAGCCAGTCGGCCTCGTCGGCGCGCTGGCCGAGCAGCCGCTGGCGCACGAGGGAGCCGAACACGTCGGACACGCTCTCGTTGAGTGCTCCGGGCTGGCCGCGGTAGGTCAGCCCCGCCGTCAGCTCGGTGACGCCATGGGCGAGCTCGTGGCCGATGACGTCGAGGCTGGCGGTGAAGCGGCGGAAGTAGCGGCCGTCGCCGTCTCCGAACACCATCTGCGTGCCGTCCCAGAAGGCGTTCGCGTAGTCGCGGCCGTAGTGGACGGTCGCCAGCATCGGCATCCCTCGCCCGTCGAGGGAGTTGCGCCCGTATGCCGCGGCGAAGAGCTCCCAGGTCGCGCCGAGGCCGTCGTAGGCCTCGTCGGCCGCGACGTCTCCCGTCGGCGGCTCGCCCTCGCCGCGCAGCACCGTGCCGGGGAGCCGTTCGCCGTTGGCGGCGTCGGAGACCACCCGCTGCGGCGACCCGGGACCACCCGGAGGTGGTGCCACTTCCGGCGGCAGGCCGGGTGCCGGCGCCACCCCGGGCCGACCCTGCCGGCGGGCCCGCAGGACGGCGTCACGCTGCAGGGCCTCGGCGGCCCGGGCGGCGGCCACGGGGTCACTGGACTCCGCGATCGCCTGGAGCACGTAGGGCGGGATGATCGAGCAACGCTGGTGACGGTCTGGTCGGCTCGGCATCGGTGCTGGTGTTCCCCTCATGGAGCCAGTCTCCGCCGCGACACCGACAGCGCCAGCCGGGCAGGAAAAGGCATGACCTCCCTTTGACCTGCGCCCTAGCCTTCGGGCATGGCCGCCACCGTTGCTGTGCTATCCGACGTCCACGGCGTGCTGCCCGTGCTCGAAGCCGTGCTCGCCGAACCCGACGTGGCCGGCGCCGACCTCGTCGTCGTCACCGGTGACCATGCGGCAGGTCCCATGCCCGTCGAGACGCTTGACCTGCTCACCTCCCTGGGGGAGCGGTGCGTGCTCGTGCGCGGCAACGCCGACCGTGAGCTGGTGGGCCTCACCCGCGGCGAGTCGTGCGAACACCCCGAGTCGGTCTGGGCGGCGGCGCAGCTCCGGCCGGACCAAGTCGCCCTGCTCGACGCCCTTCCGCACCCGGTCACCCTCGACGTCGACGGCTTCGGGCCGGTGCTGTTCTGCCACGGCAGCCCCCGCGACGACGACGAGGTGGTGCTGGTCGACACCCGCCTCGAGCGCTGGGCCGAGGTGTTCGCCGACCTCCCCGAGACCGTGCAGACCGTCGTCTGCGGCCACACCCACATGCCCTTCGTCCGGCTCGTCGACCGCCGACTGGTGCTCAACCCCGGCAGCGTCGGCATGCCCTACGGCCGCCCCGGAGGCGGGTGGGCCCTGCTGCGCGGCGGCCAGGTCAGCCTGCGTCACACGCCCATCGACGTGGACGCCACCTGCGCCCGCATCGTCGCCGAGTCGACCTACCCCGACAGGCGCGACTGGGCCGATGAGTACGTCCGCTCCCGGCACAGCGACGCCGTGGCCCTGACCGTGTTCGCCCCTCGCGACGGCCGGTGACTACCCGTAGGTGTCGCGGGGGCCGGGGCCCTGCGACCGACGCGGTCCCTTCGACCACGAGGGCGCGCTGGGGCCGACGACCCTGAGCTCGGCGACCGTGCCCTTGCCGACCTCTCCCTCGAGGCGGCCGAGGATCGACGAGGTCAGCAACCGGATCTGGGTGGCCCACGCGGTGGAGTCGGCCCGCACGGTGAGCACGCCGTCCTCGAACGTCACCGGCGTGCAGTGCTGGGCCACCTCCGGGCCGACGATCTGCGGCCAGCGTCCCATGACC
This Knoellia sp. p5-6-4 DNA region includes the following protein-coding sequences:
- a CDS encoding protealysin inhibitor emfourin, whose protein sequence is MRGTPAPMPSRPDRHQRCSIIPPYVLQAIAESSDPVAAARAAEALQRDAVLRARRQGRPGVAPAPGLPPEVAPPPGGPGSPQRVVSDAANGERLPGTVLRGEGEPPTGDVAADEAYDGLGATWELFAAAYGRNSLDGRGMPMLATVHYGRDYANAFWDGTQMVFGDGDGRYFRRFTASLDVIGHELAHGVTELTAGLTYRGQPGALNESVSDVFGSLVRQRLLGQRADEADWLIGADLFTDAVQGVALRSMAAPGTAYDDPVLGRDPQPAHMDDFVVTRDDNGGVHINSGIPNRAFHLAATAVGGYAWETVGRTWYAVLTGPGIRADCDFATFAALTVEAARGEHGAGSAVAQAVESAWGQVGVLGGAAGSPEGAPGGEVAPREGTEVLVRRTGGFAGLTRERAVRLEELPREDADQWAHLLADRRLSAFANGPARPDAYCYEVRCDAPPTQVSLPEPRLPEEVRGLLERTLAGTDG
- a CDS encoding DciA family protein — encoded protein: MPSPEAEPPAPHHEDERVDDAAAAALARARAAAKAKGLRPGLRPMRRRRPGVPVSPRSRDGRDPLLLGDQMDRLLVDRGWRVDVAVGSVMGRWPQIVGPEVAQHCTPVTFEDGVLTVRADSTAWATQIRLLTSSILGRLEGEVGKGTVAELRVVGPSAPSWSKGPRRSQGPGPRDTYG
- a CDS encoding metallophosphoesterase family protein yields the protein MAATVAVLSDVHGVLPVLEAVLAEPDVAGADLVVVTGDHAAGPMPVETLDLLTSLGERCVLVRGNADRELVGLTRGESCEHPESVWAAAQLRPDQVALLDALPHPVTLDVDGFGPVLFCHGSPRDDDEVVLVDTRLERWAEVFADLPETVQTVVCGHTHMPFVRLVDRRLVLNPGSVGMPYGRPGGGWALLRGGQVSLRHTPIDVDATCARIVAESTYPDRRDWADEYVRSRHSDAVALTVFAPRDGR